A genomic region of Raphanus sativus cultivar WK10039 chromosome 6, ASM80110v3, whole genome shotgun sequence contains the following coding sequences:
- the LOC108830019 gene encoding extensin-3 — protein MGYPMASLAATLLVLTISLTFVSQSTANYLYSSPPPPVKHYEYKSPPPPVKHYSPPPVYHSPPPPKKHYEYKSPPPPVKHYSPPPVYHSPPPPKKHYVYKSPPPPVKHYSPPPVYHSPPPPKKHYVYKSPPPPVKHYSPPPVYHSPPPPKKHYVYKSPPPPVKHYSPPPVYHSPPPPKKHYVYKSPPPPVKHYSPPPVYHSPPPPKKHYVYKSPPPPVKHYSPPPVYHSPPPPKKHYVYKSPPPPVKHYSPPPVYHSPPPPKKHYVYKSPPPPVKHYSPPPVYHSPPPPKKHYVYKSPPPPVKHYSPPPVYHSPPPPKEKYVYKSPPPPPVHRYSPPHHPYLYKSPPPPYHY, from the coding sequence atggGGTATCCAATGGCCTCTTTAGCAGCAACTTTGCTTGTTTTGACAATCTCTCTCACCTTTGTATCTCAATCCACCGCTAACTACTTATATTCTTCTCCCCCACCACCTGTAAAGCACTACGAATACAAATCACCACCTCCTCCGGTTAAGCACTACTCTCCCCCTCCGGTTTATcattctccaccaccacctaaAAAACACTATGAATACAAATCTCCACCTCCTCCAGTTAAACACTACTCTCCACCACCTGTTTACcattctccaccaccaccaaagaAACACTACGTGTACAAGTCCCCTCCTCCTCCGGTGAAGCATTACTCTCCCCCTCCGGTTTACCATTCCCCACCACCACCAAAGAAACATTACGTGTACAAATCCCCTCCTCCTCCGGTTAAGCACTACTCTCCTCCTCCGGTTTAccactctccaccaccacccaAGAAACATTACGTATAcaaatctcctcctcctccggttaAGCACTACTCACCCCCTCCAGTTTACCATTCTCCACCCCCACCTAAAAAGCACTACGTCtacaaatctccaccaccaccggttaAACACTATTCTCCTCCCCCGGTTTAccactctccaccaccaccaaagaAACACTACGTGTAcaaatctcctcctcctcctgtcAAACACTATTCTCCTCCCCCGGTTTAccactctccaccaccaccaaagaAACACTATGTGTACAAATCCCCTCCTCCTCCGGTGAAGCATTATTCTCCCCCTCCGGTTTACCATTCCCCACCACCACCAAAGAAACATTACGTCTACAAATCCCCTCCTCCTCCTGTTAAGCACTACTCTCCTCCTCCGGTTTAccactctccaccaccaccaaaaAAACATTACGTATACAAATCCCCTCCTCCTCCGGTCAAGCACTATTCTCCTCCTCCAGTTTACCATTCCCCACCACCACCAAAGGAAAAGTACGTATATAaatcacctcctcctcctccagtcCACCGCTACTCTCCCCCACACCATCCTTACCTCTAcaaatctcctcctcctccgtacCACTATTAG